In Flavobacterium luteolum, the DNA window TACGATGATGCAAAAACTTTATCTCCAGAAATTACAGCTGTAAAACTAAATAATAAATGGGGTTTTATAGATGTGGTTGGAGAAGAAATAACTCCGAATTATGACGAGATAATTGACTTTGCAGATCGATTTGTAGTTGTGAAATTAAATGGCAAATTTGGTATTGTGGATCAGATTGGGAAAGAGGTTGTTCCTCCAATTTATGATCGTGTTCAAAATTTTAAAGAAGGTTTTGCAGTAGTAGAATCTAATAATAAGTTTGGAGTAATTAGTGAAGAAGGGAAGATTGTAGTTCCTGTTAAGTACGATATGAATTTTTATTTTAAGGATAATGTATCAATCGTAAAACAGGAAAATAAATATGGCATTTTGGATAACGACGGAAAAGAAATCGCTTCAATAAAATACGATTTTATGATTTTAAATGATGATTTAATTCAAGTGAAACTAGTTGATAAATACGGATTGATTGATAAAACAGGAAAAGAAATTACTCCAATTAAATATGATGGAATTGAGTCATTTAAAGACGGAATTGCTGTGATAAAGTTGGACGGAAAATATGGTTTTATTGATAAAGAAGGAAAAGAAATTGTAGTGCCCAAATACGAAAAAGCAGATGATTTTAAAGATGGTTTAGGCACTGTCAGAATCCAAGTCGGAAAATAAAAATCAGAACTTTTGAAGATTTTTACGATTGTGTTTTCGTTTATAATGCGTCTGCTTAAGCTGTTTCTGATCTTTCGAAATAATACTAATAGTTCCGTCAATTTCGAGCATAGCGAGTTTAATATCGGTTAAATGCTCCAAGCCATGTTCGCGTGCCGCTTCT includes these proteins:
- a CDS encoding WG repeat-containing protein; this encodes MKRIILLVLMLIVKTGFAQANDKTFKYGFVDQTGKEIVPCKYDGITAFENGFAVVQLKGKSGVVDKTGKEVIRCIYDEIINKQNWITVSNKNAKAQYLIKSSDVLLTKKYDDAKTLSPEITAVKLNNKWGFIDVVGEEITPNYDEIIDFADRFVVVKLNGKFGIVDQIGKEVVPPIYDRVQNFKEGFAVVESNNKFGVISEEGKIVVPVKYDMNFYFKDNVSIVKQENKYGILDNDGKEIASIKYDFMILNDDLIQVKLVDKYGLIDKTGKEITPIKYDGIESFKDGIAVIKLDGKYGFIDKEGKEIVVPKYEKADDFKDGLGTVRIQVGK